One window of the Psilocybe cubensis strain MGC-MH-2018 chromosome 12, whole genome shotgun sequence genome contains the following:
- a CDS encoding Protein kinase kin1, which produces MSNIIQEYLEGKIDFAGQNLVDLISKATLAGSGVLAFVVGFVLQDIRITFAIMGLATVTLALNPVHGPTVVQLPPQQKEMSTYPTALAPQLNQVPEDAVAGQPTPSQGGMIGGHEFDMAIGQPSHYQQPSTPHAPSSNSNSNSNSNNASSVGSAPLPRGATPNSHRARPVSMPPQAYAPSQPPASSRDADSRDRSQPAGDENRERRRHRDDHNSTTGRSSRSNRILGDYTLSKTLGAGSMGKVKLATHNITGEKLAVKILPRVYPNPPPQTNGNNDSAARQASRDASKEIRTLREAALSMLLYHPYICGMREMIVHQHHYYMVFEYVNGGQMLDYIISHGRLRERVARKFARQIGSALEYCHLNSVVHRDLKIENILISQTGNIKIIDFGLSNLFDPLDHLSTFCGSLYFAAPELLNARVYTGPEVDVWSFGVVLYVLVCGKVPFDDQSMPALHAKIKRGLVEYPVWLSSECKHLLSRMLVTNPANRASLAEVMSHPWMIRGHTGPPAIHMVHREPLRADELDRQVIKGMTGFEFGTEDEIEQKLIRILESENYIRAVQHWERKRSMGNLNGNGNSTSRWGESVSNSSLAISFDSNSGKNDASASSSSKKSRRFSGFDYYRRKLFSPASSPPGSPQSHSPPHSQHHLAHPSFADSNREPMDPTKGFHPLISMYYLAREKLERDRVYGPGQFASSQLSISGDAANQAALNMTTPVDETSMRQQQYLATTQPHFTAPAVAKKDPLPSAKSKADYSMPLPRLPAPETSHYSGMSYDNTAAPSPTSPAFAQPRARDPGLPPPSPSVQQRQHIEIEQQQQGVAPKQNFPRPPAPTKHNRSHSLSQRPTNLGRAWGGMFGGGGSVTESVSADEQGVSRLPALPQTAGPEITSFAERQEEGAEKHHDHGSAFSSGATLVRKFGSMLVGGGRSDDGKRHGTVSGKRGTILSGASTSPRPSSGDVKSAEDEKTTQPIGEGAEGTVTTPSATRTLSASVSQPIGNVHRRAATILDPQGRTTRHERRSSTGAALVNSASGGTIGRHRRPSTGYGSSRPITERLFSKNEAEKDMAEKREEEEAQDGGQRTGENLGEEGMEETFREEDERHTNEKDFKPVFLKGLFSVATTSTKPPTAIKADIRRVLDRMQVQYRETKGGFECIHLPSIDLSSVETSTIRGNSHHQQASSTTSGDTSPSTPSNNRPSIARKVSKLSFGMKRDKGKDREQTESKDQEKSEKEKETSTTGRPSGATLMTTPSSGSSSFFNVSSNHTVVAASGDIQTNGVSTPNPGADSGVTPPPRSHSPAISSKDKGKVLPPIPHDFAPRPASPQRSPSPMPTGEIDRELFESMGNNSLSVRFEINIVKVPWLPLHGIQFRRAGGDGWQYQMLARRVLTELKL; this is translated from the exons ATGAGTAATATCATTCAGGAGTATTTGGAGGGAAAGATT GATTTCGCGGGGCAGAATTTGGTTGACCTGATTAGCAAGGCGACGTTAGCTGGGTCTGGT GTCCTGGCGTTCGTTGTGGGGTTCGTACTACAGGATATCCGTATAACGTTCGCTATCATGGGGCTGGCGACTGTAACCCTTGCATTG AATCCGGTGCACGGGCCCACCGTAGTCCAGCTCCCACCTCAACAAAAAGAGATGTCCACCTACCCGACAGCACTCGCCCCGCAGCTGAACCAGGTCCCGGAGGACGCTGTTGCGGGTCAGCCAACCCCGTCGCAGGGAGGCATGATCGGAGGCCACGAGTTCGACATGGCCATAGGCCAGCCATCACACTACCAGCAGCCATCAACCCCACACGCCCCTTCCAGCAACAGTAACAgtaacagcaacagcaacaacgcCAGCTCGGTTGGCTCAGCACCACTTCCTCGAGGGGCCACACCCAACTCTCATCGTGCCAGACCCGTCTCGATGCCCCCGCAAGCCTACGCCCCATCGCAGCCCCCAGCTAGCAGCCGCGATGCAGACTCCCGGGACCGGTCACAGCCTGCGGGTGACGAAAACAGGGAAAGGAGAAGACACAGGGACGACCACAACAGCACGACCGGCAGGTCCAGTCGCTCCAACCGCATCCTCGGCGACTACACGCTCAGCAAAACCCTCGGCGCAGGAAGCATGGGCAAGGTCAAGCTCGCCACCCACAACATCACCGGAGAGAAG CTTGCCGTCAAAATTCTGCCCCGTGTCTACCCTAATCCACCACCCCAGACGAATGGGAACAACGACTCGGCCGCGCGCCAGGCCTCACGGGACGCATCCAAGGAAATTCGGACTCTTCGCGAAGCCGCACTCTCCATGCTTCTCTACCACCCCTATATCTGCGGCATGCGCGAGATGATCGTCCACCAGCACCACTATTACATGGTCTTCGAGTACGTCAACGGCGGCCAGATGCTCGACTACATCATCAGCCACGGCCGCCTGCGTGAGCGCGTCGCCCGCAAGTTCGCACGCCAGATCGGAAGCGCGCTCGAGTACTGCCATCTTAATAGCGTGGTCCATCGAG atttgaaaattgagaacATTCTCATTTCCCAGACGGGCAACATAAAAATCATAGACTTTGGCCTGTCCAATCTGTTTGATCCCTTGGATCATCTATCCACATTCTGTGGATCTTTGTACTTTGCTGCCCCTGAGCTGCTCAATGCTCGGGTCTATACTGGCCCCGAGGTTGATGTCTGGAGCTTTGGTGTTGTCCTCTACGTTTTGGTGTGCGGTAAAGTACCTTTTGACGACCAGAGCATGCCAGCTCTCCATGCAAAGATCAAACGTGGTCTAGTAGAGTATCCGGTTTGGCTCAGCTCCG AGTGCAAACATCTTCTCTCGCGGATGTTAGTCACCAACCCCGCCAACCGTGCTTCTCTCGCTGAAGTTATGAGCCACCCATGGATGATCCGTGGCCACACGGGTCCTCCAGCGATCCATATGGTCCATCGCGAACCTCTACGCGCCGACGAACTCGATCGACAAGTGATCAAGGGCATGACGGGCTTCGAGTTCGGCACAGAAGACGAAATCGAACAGAAACTCATCCGCATCCTCGAGTCTGAAAACTACATTCGGGCGGTGCAGCATTGGGAACGCAAACGGAGTATGGGTAATTTGAATGGTAATGGCAACAGCACCTCCCGCTGGGGCGAGTCCGTGTCCAATTCAAGTCTCGCAATCTCCTTCGACAGCAACAGCGGCAAGAACGACGCATCCGCTTCAAGTAGCAGCAAAAAGTCCCGCCGGTTCTCGGGCTTCGATTACTATAGACGCAAGCTGTTCTCACCAGCGTCGTCACCACCAGGGAGTCCTCAGAGTCATTCACCACCCCATTCACAGCATCATCTCGCTCATCCTTCATTTGCAGATTCGAACCGGGAGCCGATGGACCCGACGAAGGGATTCCACCCTCTGATATCGATGTACTACCTCGCACGCGAAAAGCTAGAGCGCGATCGTGTATATGGCCCCGGCCAGTTCGCGAGCTCACAGTTGTCGATCTCAGGCGATGCGGCCAACCAGGCTGCCCTCAACATGACGACACCCGTGGACGAAACCTCGATGCGCCAGCAACAGTACCTCGCCACGACTCAGCCACACTTCACCGCGCCCGCAGTGGCGAAGAAGGACCCACTCCCATCCGCCAAGTCCAAGGCGGACTACAGCATGCCGTTGCCCCGACTTCCCGCACCCGAGACGTCGCATTACTCTGGCATGTCGTACGACAATACAGCAGCGCCATCGCCAACCTCGCCAGCGTTTGCGCAGCCGCGTGCAAGGGATCCAGGGCTTCCGCCACCATCGCCTTCTGTGCAGCAAAGGCAGCATATTGAGATcgagcaacagcagcagggCGTTGCACCGAAACAAAACTTCCCGCGTCCCCCGGCACCGACTAAGCATAATAGAAGTCACAGTCTTAGCCAGAGGCCGACGAATCTGGGGCGTGCTTGGGGTGGCATGTTTGGAGGAGGGGGCTCGGTCACGGAGAGTGTGAGCGCGGACGAACAGGGTGTTAGTCGGTTGCCTGCACTCCCGCAAACGGCTGGCCCGGAGATAACTTCGTTCGCGGAGAGGCAAGAGGAGGGTGCGGAGAAACACCATGACCATGGGTCGGCGTTTTCATCTGGTGCAACGCTCGTACGCAAGTTTGGGAGTATGCTGGTGGGTGGTGGGCGGAGCGATGATGGGAAGAGGCATGGGACTGTGTCAGGGAAAAGGGGTACAATTCTCAGCGGCGCGTCGACGTCTCCTAGGCCGTCTTCTGGTGATGTCAAGTCTgctgaagatgaaaaaaCAACACAGCCAATTGGCGAGGGTGCAGAAGGTACGGTCACGACACCCTCGGCGACACGGACTCTCTCCGCGAGCGTCAGCCAGCCAATTGGGAATGTGCATCGGCGTGCAGCGACTATTCTCGATCCTCAAGGGCGCACGACGCGGCACGAGAGGCGGAGCAGCACCGGTGCCGCGCTGGTCAACAGTGCATCCGGGGGCACGATTGGGCGCCACCGCCGTCCATCGACGGGCTATGGTAGTTCACGACCGATTACCGAGAGACTGTTTTCGAAAAATGAGGCGGAAAAGGATATGGCGGAAAagagagaggaggaggaagcgCAGGACGGAGGACAGCGTACTGGTGAAAACTTGGGTGAGGAGGGTATGGAAGAAACATTTAgggaggaggatgagaggCATACGAATGAAAAAGATTTCAAGCCCGTTTTCCTCAAGGGATTGTTTAG TGTGGCTACCACGTCTACAAAACCGCCTACTGCTATTAAGGCAGATATACGTCGCGTTCTTGATAGGATGCAGGTCCAGTATCGGGAAACAAAGGGAGGATTTGAGTGTATACACTTGCCCTCTATTGACCTTTCCTCGGTCGAGACATCGACCATTCGTGGTAACTCGCACCACCAGCAGGCGTCATCGACTACATCAGGCGACACATCCCCATCGACGCCGAGTAATAACCGGCCATCGATCGCCAGAAAGGTTTCTAAGCTCTCGTTTGGGATGAAGCGTGACAAGGGCAAGGACCGCGAACAGACGGAGAGTAAAGACCAGGAGAAGtcggaaaaggagaaggagacgTCGACGACGGGACGGCCGTCGGGTGCGACGCTGATGACAACACCAAGCAGTGGGTCTTCGTCGTTCTTCAATGTGTCGTCGAACCACACAGTTGTCGCAGCCTCAGGTGATATCCAGACGAATGGGGTTTCGACGCCTAATCCTGGTGCAGATTCGGGTGTTACTCCCCCGCCGAGGTCGCACTCGCCCGCGATTTCGAGTAAGGATAAGGGCAAGGTGCTTCCCCCTATCCCACACGACTTTGCGCCGAGGCCTGCGTCGCCACAGCGCAGTCCAAGCCCTATGCCAACTGGAGAAATCGACCGCGAGTTGTTTGAGAGTATGGGTAATAATAGCTTGAGCGTCCGCTTTGAGATCAATATTGTAAAG GTGCCTTGGCTACCATTACATGGGATCCAATTCCGACGTGCGGGTGGAGATGGTTGGCAGTATCAAATGCTGGCTAGGCGGGTCCTAACTGAACTGAAGCTATAA
- a CDS encoding MFS-type transporter oryC has product MSGDRPPYFGLTGATLNVWVTVACTTAMTLFGYDQGVFGGIIVTDDFLKTMGNPSPTLQGTIVSLYDIGCFFGAVSTFGFGERLGRKKTFLIGVTIMSIGAILQTCSFTVTQMIVARLVTGVGNGINTATAPVWQSETSKPSWRGKLVVFEMIMNIAGFSLSNWMTYGFSFTQGSIAWRFPIAFQLVFSIILISTIPWLPESPRWLLAHGYHEEGVNVLVALEGSHATPKDELIINQTENILEAVRIEQETAPSWRDILKGRTGNTGMIQRLILGGGTQWMQQLVGINVTSYYLPLVLQNSVGLSNNLSRLLAACNSVSYLFFSFAGLLLIERAGRRKLMMWGAAGQCVCYIFISALLSQANNPANGAKFGAGATAFFFLYYVFFGICWQARHDGVPWLYPTEINSSAMRTKGAAVGTASNWISNYIVVQITPSGIANIGWRFYLIWVVFNAIFVPLVWLVYPETSNRQLEDIDRLYRDNKSMIFVFRNKEATQVERPQRFIDADQARISMLARSKEKDQGTPEESIQN; this is encoded by the exons ATGTCAGGCGATCGTCCTCCGTATTTTGGACTCACGGGCGCAACTCTCAATGTATGGGTCACTGTAGCGTGCACAACGGCTATGACACTATTCG GTTATGATCAGGGCGTGTTCGGTGGAATCATTGTCACGGACGACTTTTTGAAGACTATGGGTAATCCAAGTCCAACTCTTCAAGGGACCATTGTGTCATTGTATGATATCGGATG TTTTTTTGGCGCTGTATCTACCTTTGGATTTGGCGAGAGGTTAGGTCGGAAAAAGACGTTCTTGATTGGGGTGACGATCATGTCTATCGGGGCGATCCTTCAAACGTGTTCATTCACAGTGACTCAAATGATTGTTGCGCGTTTGGTGACTG GTGTTGGCAATGG GATAAACACTGCCACTGCCCCTGTATGGCAGAGCGAAACCTCGAAACCCAGCTGGAGAGGCAAATTGGTCGTTTTTGAAATGAT AATGAATATCGCTGGCTTTTCGTTGAGCAATTGGATGACGTACGGTTTCAGTTTCACTCAAGGAAGCATTGCTTGGAGGTTTCCTATCGCCTTTCAGCTAGTGTTTTCAATCATTTTAATTTCGACTATTCCATGGCTGCCCGAAAGTCCACGCTGGCTTCTGGCACATGGATACCACGAAGAGGGCGTTAATGTTTTGGTAGCCCTGGAAGGATCACATGCGACACCTAAAGATGAGCTGATCATTAATCAAACTGAAAATATTTTGGAAGCCGTACGCATCGAACAAGAAACCGCACCAAGTTGGCGGGATATTCTAAAAGGAAGAACCGGTAACACTGGAATGATCCAAAGGCTAATCCTTGGAGGAG GGACACAATGGATGCAACAGCTGGTTGGCATCAATGTTACGAGCTATTA TCTCCCTCTTGTCCTGCAGAATTCCGTAGGATTGTCAAACAACTTATCTCGACTACTCGCGGCCTGCAACTCTGTTTCATACctgtttttctcttttgctGGGCTGCTTTTGATTGAAAGGGCTGGCCGAAGGAAACTAATGATGTGGGGTGCGGCAGGTCAATGCGTGTGCTACATCTTCATATCGGCACTACTCTCTCAAGCGAATAATCCCGCCAACGGCGCCAAATTTGGAGCAGGAGCGACAGcgttcttctttctctattatgtattttttgggatATGTTGGCAGGCACGACATGAC GGAGTGCCATGGTTATACCCGACGGAAATTAATAGCTCGGCTATGAGAACGAAGGGAGCAGCAGTTGGTACTGCATCTAACTG GATTTCCAATTACATCGTAGTGCAGATTACACCGTCTGGGATTGCTAATATAGGCTGGCGTTTCTATCTCATTTGGGTGGTGTTCAACGCTATTTTTGTGCCG CTTGTCTGGCTCGTGTATCCAGAGACATCCAACCGTCAGCTCGAAGACATCGACAGGTTGTACCGAGACAATAAGTCGATGATCTTTGTATTCAGGAACAAAGAGGCCACTCAAGTCGAACGCCCTCAGCGATTTATAGACGCTGACCAGGCACGAATTAGTATGCTCGCGAGGTCAAAAGAGAAGGACCAGGGCACCCCTGAAGAAAGCATCCAGAACTGA